A part of Aspergillus oryzae RIB40 DNA, chromosome 7 genomic DNA contains:
- a CDS encoding uncharacterized protein (predicted protein), protein MPLSGSFNNIPKHGHCKLRLIQPLLLIGRNLSSGIRGIELRTEGLESSLIGESKLSISIEVKVGLLSDKHSGRGQGIAVAGTLDGGLDGVACDLSALVREREVFTGELLDEVDVSLRVLLEVLEGDYGGGQMTL, encoded by the exons ATGCCTTTATCTGGTAGTTTCAATAACATCCCCAAGCATGGCCATTGCAAGCTTCGACTTATCCAGCCACTTCTCCTCATCGGCCGCAATCTGAGCAGCGGCATCAGGGGCATAGAGCTTCGCACCGAAGGCTTGGAAAGCAGCCTGATCGGCGAAAGTAAGCTCAGCATAAGCATCGAAGTCAAAGTCGGTCTGTTGTCCGACAAGCACAGTGGCCGGGGTCAGGGGATTGCGGTCGCTGGCACCCTCGACGGGGGCCTCGACGGTGTTGCGTGCGACTTAAGTGCGCTtgtgagagagagggaagtcTTCACCGGTGAGCTGCTTGATGAGGTCGACGTGAGCCTCAGAGTGCTTCTTGAAGTCCTCGAGGGAGATTACG GTGGGGGCCAAATGACCTTGTAG
- a CDS encoding RidA family protein (predicted protein), which yields MIFKPSASATASNALVKVRPFLPGSIPYSLVPLTWVGIKGGWDPETGEFHKEINAQIDQAFANVDLALKTAGGKGWAQVYRVNSYHVPINNEALEAMVRNFRKWMPDHEPLWTCVGVTRLGEDDMRVEIEVVAHDPK from the exons ATGATTT TCAAGCCGTCCGCATCAGCGACCGCATCGAATGCTCTGGTCAAGGTTCGCCCTTTCCTCCCTGGATCCATACCATATAGTTTGGTTCCACTAACATGGGTGGGAATTAAAGGAGGCTGGGACCCGGAGACAGGCGAATTCCACAAAGAAATCAACGCGCAGATCGACCAGGCGTTCGCGAACGTGGATCTGGCGCTCAAGACGGCCGGCGGGAAGGGCTGGGCGCAGGTGTATCGGGTGAACTCGTATCATGTGCCGATTAATAATGAGGCGTTGGAGGCGATGGTGAGGAATTTTAGGAAGTGGATGCCGGATCATGAGCCGTTGTGGACTTGTGTGGGGGTCACGAGGTTGggggaggatgatatgagggttgagattgaggttGTGGCGCATGATCCGAAATAG
- a CDS encoding uncharacterized protein (predicted protein), whose amino-acid sequence MIEDPSAPIRPPSENKPSEDGGFTVHCKDLKWLPLAPKVFIKIIKTVPETGEYSIMVRAEKGGVLPRHRHLDSAEIYVMKGSGAHPQTGSFAEGDYVSESKGATHDPLVFENDTELLMVSRGPSMFLDDDGSDLIPASLYAFCVLWTHFYWGSLGWRIWSCL is encoded by the exons ATGATCGAAGATCCCTCCGCGCCCATCCGTCCCCCCTCAGAAAACAAGCCTTCCGAAGATGGGGGATTCACAGTTCACTGCAAAGACCTCAAATGGCTACCACTCGCTCCGAAAGTATTCATCAAAATAATCAAGACTGTTCCAGAAACAGGCGAGTATTCAATTATGGTCCGGGCTGAGAAAGGCGGGGTGCTTCCTCGACATCGACACCTTGACAGTGCCGAGATATACGTTATGAAGGGAAGCGGCGCGCATCCTCAGACGGGTAGCTTTGCTGAAGGAGACTATGTTTCTGAAAGCAAAGGAGCAACTCATGACCCTCTTGTGTTTGAGAATGACACGGAGCTTTTGATGGTCAGTAGGGGGCCTTCAATGTTTCTGGATGATGACGGCTCGGATCT AATCCCCGCTTCCTTATATGCCTTTTGTGTTCTGTGGAC TCACTTTTACTGGGGCTCGTTAGGATGGCGCATCTGGTCTTGTCTATAG
- a CDS encoding fungal specific transcription factor domain-containing protein (predicted protein) yields MNGSIRHDDASSDMDSLAENFKGRLALDESLNFDQDGEMRYFGPTSGRLQFQGSSSNRVSIDGSAFSVSPPDQVSDSYGYIDPIDPITAGMGVPKDVQDHLIDLYFRWEQPWYAVVDEELFRESMNNGGRYWTPLLHNCILALGSRYSDRVDVRSDPDDPNTAGKSFLEEAKTQLHREMERPSLTTIQALGLIGMVYIAMGADAAGWLHHGMANRLSLDMGLNLDPAGFEETNAMTPREIQLRRQIYWTLYCHDKLSSSYTGRICSMLVVAGTVF; encoded by the exons ATGAATGGCAGTATACGACACGACGACGCGTCTTCGGATATGGATAGCTTGGCCGAGAATTTCAAGGGCAGGCTTGCTCTGGATGAATCGCTGAATTTCGACCAAGACGGCGAGATGAGGTATTTCGGGCCAACGAGTGGGCGACTTCAGTTTCAGGGTTCTTCCAGTAATCGAGTTAGTATTGATGGATCTGCTTTTTCGGTCTCTCCACCGGATCAAGTGTCCGATAGCTATGGCTATATCGACCCCATTGACCCAATCACGGCTGGGATGGGGGTTCCAAAGGACGTCCAGGACCATCTGATTGATTTGTACTTCAGGTGGGAGCAGCCATGGTATGCTGTGGTCGATGAGGAGCTCTTCAGGGAAAGTATGAATAATGGTGGACGGTACTGGACTCCGCTGCTGCATAATTGCATTCTTGCTTTGGGGTCACGGTATTCCGATCGTGTCGATGTCCGATCGGACCCAGATGATCCAAATACAGCGGGGAAATCATTCCTCGAAGAAGCGAAAACCCAGCTCCACAGGGAGATGGAAAGGCCCAGCCTGACTACTATCCAAGCACTCGGCCTGATTGGGATGGTGTATATT GCGATGGGGGCTGACGCCGCTGGCTGGTTGCACCACGGGATGGCGAACCGATTGAGTCTCGATATGGGCTTGAATCTGGACCCAGCTGGATTTGAAGAGACGAATGCGATGACTCCACGGGAGATTCAACTCAGAAGACAGATATACTGGACCTTGTATTGTCATGATAAGTTGTCATCCAGTTATACGGGACGTATATGCTCTATGCTT GTAGTAGCTGGCACAGTATTCTGA
- a CDS encoding uncharacterized protein (predicted nucleoside-diphosphate-sugar epimerases), whose amino-acid sequence MTVGIFPAAGGLGTSIINHLVKRIPADQLILIARKPDSLAHLSRLGAPVRRADYEDPSSLERVFDGVDVLMLISYASFEIQYRVEVHRNAIDCARRSGVKHIFYSSLAFAGDLTDSSVAHVMGAHLRTEQYLADLQAQSHITYTAIREGLYSESFPIYTAWFDLAHPVDEITIPHAGSPPGVTWAKRDELGEATANLIASYVQDPRSFPYVNRRLLLSGPREYSLQETVEILGRAVGRTVRIREISPDEYAALSTHGTKHTYHGINLAREWATAWDAIRRGETAVVTPLLREILGREPEDYETTIRGLAREVRTQEAS is encoded by the exons ATGACGGTCGGCATCTTCCCCGCGGCAGGCGGCCTGGGAAccagcatcatcaaccacctcgTGAAACGCATCCCCGCCGACcaactcatcctcatcgcTCGCAAACCCGACTCCCTAGCTCACCTGAGTCGTCTCGGTGCCCCAGTTCGACGCGCAGACTATGAAGACCCCTCGTCGCTGGAGCGCGTGTTTGATGGGGTGGACgtgttgatgttgatttcGTATGCGTCGTTTGAGATTCAGTATCGCGTGGAG GTCCATCGCAACGCCATCGACTGCGCGCGTCGCAGCGGCGTCAAGCATATCTTCTACTCGTCGCTCGCGTTTGCGGGCGATCTCACCGACTCGAGCGTGGCGCACGTGATGGGCGCCCATCTACGAACGGAGCAATACCTGGCCGATCTACAAGCGCAGAGCCACATTACCTACACAGCGATTCGCGAAGGTCTTTACTCGGAGTCGTTCCCGATCTACACCGCCTGGTTTGATCTGGCGCATCCCGTGGATGAAATTACGATCCCGCACGCTGGTTCCCCGCCGGGGGTCACGTGGGCCAAACGCGACGAACTCGGCGAAGCCACCGCCAACTTGATCGCCTCGTACGTGCAGGACCCGCGGTCCTTCCCGTATGTGAATCGGCGGTTGTTGCTCTCGGGACCGCGCGAATATTCGCTGCAGGAGACCGTGGAGATCCTGGGTCGTGCCGTCGGGCGGACGGTTCGGATTCGCGAAATCTCGCCGGACGAGTATGCGGCATTGTCCACGCATGGCACGAAGCATACCTATCATGGGATTAACCTGGCCAGGGAGTGGGCCACGGCGTGGGATGCGATCCGGCGCGGCGAGACGGCGGTGGTGACGCCGCTCTTGAGGGAGATCTTGGGGCGCGAGCCCGAGGACTACGAGACGACGATTCGGGGATTAGCCCGGGAGGTGAGAACGCAGGAAGCAAGTTAA
- a CDS encoding uncharacterized protein (predicted protein), whose translation MLLTCSSESPNVLASISEPEENAPAKRRKLDSHRNTEVRNECNPAATPDNSTHHAQQAKLVIQIEVDGRRLGRRHLSNERRRIFESAVKLVDRMSRGEHLALHESIAPGESARELLDIEIPQTPPAEILYMLLPVMGDGLHHIRWPDHISDKAFERMMSSLLDGDCRGRLFYQYSICVYVKAMFHLYQLARRSTNPSVKKQLQKSKRTYEAAALQALKHINLMSTPSLSLIQALLSASMLATKLICCSPGRLFELS comes from the exons ATGTTACTTACCTGTTCTAGCGAGAGCCCGAACGTCCTGGCGAGCATCTCTGAGCCAGAAGAAAATGCACCTGCGAAGCGAAGAAAGCTGGACAGTCATAGAAACACAGAAGTTCGTAATGAATGTAACCCGGCTGCTACCCCGGACAATTCAACCCACCATGCACAGCAGGCCAAACTTGTAATACAGATTGAGGTTGATGGTAGGCGACTGGGTAGGAGACATCTGAGCAATGAGCGGCGAAGAATCTTCGAGTCGGCTGTCAAGTTAGTTGACAGAATGTCACGGGGAGAGCACTTGGCTTTGCACGAATCCATCGCCCCAGGGGAATCTGCACGCGAACTGCTCGATATTGAGATTCCTCAAACTCCTCCAGCGGAAATTCTGTATATGCTCCTTCCAG TTATGGGCGATGGACTCCATCATATCAGATGGCCCGACCATATATCCGACAAGGCTTTTGAAAGAATGATGAGCAGTCTTCTCGATGGTGACTGCAGGGGACGGCTTTTCTATCAATATAGTATTTGCGTCTATGTGAAAGCAATGTTTCACCTATATCAATTGGCGAGGCGATCGACAAACCCATCGGTAAAGAAGCAGCTTCAGAAGTCAAAACGAACATATGAGGCTGCTGCGCTTCAAGCACTCAAGCATATCAATCTGATGTCAACGCCCAGCTTGTCGCTAATTCAGGCTCTCCTATCAGCT TCAATGCTGGCTACTAAACTCATATGCTGCTCGCCAGGTCGTCTCTTTGAATTATCATAA
- a CDS encoding putative short-chain dehydrogenase/reductase family protein (predicted protein), with product MGIFDYDFLYSQLFIRPAYPTTSFTNQTIIITGSNVGLGLEAARHFTRLGAAKVILAVRNRSAGEEARQSIERSTGTTGICEVWDLDLASHESVLAFAKKVAELPRLDVFIANASIATGTFQLAEGHERTITVNVINTILLELLVLPTLRKSARLHPGTKPRLTTVVSEVHAWAKFAERSAENVFKALDDKEQANMPERYELSKLLQVLLLREMVAQGAGDSVIINMVNPGFCHSRLGREMGLAFALLQMVLARSTEVGSRTLVAGAASGEESHGAYMTNGKVDNGALSTFVRSEEGKKTQMKLWAELVEILEALEPGCTRVV from the coding sequence atGGGTATCTTCGACTACGACTTCCTCTACTCCCAACTCTTCATCAGACCCGCCTACCCGACAACATCATTCACCAACCAAACAATCATAATCACCGGCTCCAACGTCGGCCTCGGCCTAGAAGCAGCCAGACACTTCACGCGCCTCGGTGCAGCGAAAGTCATCCTCGCCGTCCGCAACCGCTCCGCCGGCGAAGAAGCCCGGCAATCCATCGAGAGATCCACCGGGACCACCGGCATCTGCGAAGTATGGGATCTAGACCTGGCATCCCACGAATCGGTGCTCGCATTCGCAAAGAAAGTAGCCGAGCTCCCACGTCTGGATGTATTCATCGCCAATGCCTCGATAGCAACCGGTACCTTTCAACTGGCAGAGGGCCATGAGCGGACTATAACAGTGAATGTGATTAATACCATTCTATTGGAATTGTTGGTGTTGCCGACGTTGCGGAAGAGTGCCAGGTTACATCCTGGTACGAAGCCTCGGTTGACGACGGTTGTTAGTGAGGTGCATGCCTGGGCTAAGTTTGCGGAGCGGAGCGCCGAGAATGTGTTTAAGGCTTTGGATGATAAAGAGCAGGCGAACATGCCGGAGAGGTATGAGTTGTCGAAGCTGTTGCAGGTACTCTTGTTGCGCGAGATGGTGGCGCAGGGAGCTGGGGACTCGGTGATTATAAATATGGTGAATCCGGGGTTTTGTCATTCGCGACTAGGTCGGGAGATGGGACTAGCGTTTGCGCTCTTGCAGATGGTGCTTGCTAGGTCGACGGAGGTGGGGAGTAGGACGCTTGTGGCTGGGGCTGCGAGTGGCGAGGAGAGTCATGGAGCGTATATGACGAATGGGAAGGTGGATAATGGTGCCTTGTCTACGTTTGTTCGTagtgaggaggggaagaagacacAGATGAAGCTGTGGGCGGAGCTCGTGGAGATCTTGGAAGCTCTTGAGCCGGGTTGTACGCGGGTTGTGTAA
- a CDS encoding uncharacterized protein (predicted protein), with the protein MAYTRTDPSFTLSDDERMYMSHHSPMHRPYDTFAAPKGPDPLSANWNYDSAIDLFSLNTMMPENFALDVPNEPMGVDPKDFPADFFAPPPDISGFTISNHSGEDAGSITSDLESDDQSWSPTYAAPAEMLPAPGRQSTRRKTTPAVKRETTWSSSPELAPQEYPAHTSPQTTPTSPPVNRKMTRTTSVDSNASTGQTTTATTTSGRNAAKRAAHNIIEKRYRTNMNAKFVALEKAMCGGVQKSNKSGSASLKKSEILTNAIAYMQELQEENKALQKELALFKQNMVPSGMWRHTKGAETFRA; encoded by the exons ATGGCATACACTAGAACTGATCCTTCGTTCACCTTGAGTGACGACGAACGCATGTATATGAGCCACCACAGTCCCATGCATCGTCCTTACGATACCTTCGCCGCCCCCAAGGGTCCCGATCCCTTATCGGCCAACTGGAACTATGATAGTGCTATTGATCTGTTCTCGCTCAACACCATGATGCCCGAGAACTTCGCTCTCGATGTGCCCAATGAGCCTATGGGAGTGGACCCCAAGGATTTCCCCGCGGATTTCTTCGCGCCCCCTCCTGATATCAGTGGattcaccatctccaaccacTCGGGCGAAGATGCCGGTTCTATCACTTCG GATCTTGAAAGTGATGATCAGTCGTGGTCTCCCACCTACGCTGCTCCCGCTGAGATGCTTCCTGCCCCCGGAAGACAATCCACCCGCCGCAAGACCACCCCAGCTGTGAAACGCGAGACGACATGGTCCTCGAGTCCAGAACTCGCACCCCAAGAATACCCCGCCCACACCTCCCCTCAGACGACTCCTACATCGCCTCCCGTCAACCGCAAGATGACCCGCACCACATCGGTGGACTCCAATGCCAGCACGGGCCAGACCACGACGGCCACAACGACCAGTGGGCGCAACGCCGCGAAGCGTGCCGCACACAACATCATTGAGAAGCGGTACCGTACCAACATGAACGCCAAGTTCGTGGCCTTGGAGAAGGCCATGTGTGGCGGAGTCCAGAAGTCGAACAAGAGCGGGTCAGCGTCGCTCAAGAAGTCGGAGATCCTGACCAACGCCATTGCCTACATGCAGGAGCTacaggaagagaacaagGCCCTCCAGAAGGAGCTGGCTTTGTTCAAACAGAACATGGTCCCCAGTGGGATGTGGCGACATACCAAAGGGGCTGAGACATTTCGCGCTTAA
- a CDS encoding uncharacterized protein (predicted protein) yields MDRFMNILRKPGAKPEIQGVAPTQHLAGKETLDHPNAKGYIPKSKPKMLDRWLDFVVRVSGSEPVFFLILAGLLTWALLGIKYGSTDSWQVLISDIQAIVSYIFDSFLVRQQLNAYEEEMVVAAELESRILSHKRMLAKLHQTLEAQDQEKTTQLVNLVKKHQNALEFGTELPTETRFGRTITWISHVIGHLGTITLFWAGVFTWIALGHRSHYSDKWQLYMNSASSALMVFIFAFLANIRERHAAYTRSCLDAIFQVDASLEAKLRHLTDDTLPNDIVIIPAPRVSKIQRAIFYYADFVGTLVGIAILVAVIIIWIAIGPLLHFDSNWWLLIGTYAGLIGMNDGFVLRNMQARLRCYVDAEFARITAQDATLFATAGIPAPSDEVVRGASLTRRVSETMGRVCAHEITVVLGFLTILGLIAGASAMRWTMTGQLLCNVPPSLIESFFMIVLVTGHNSADDRIRVDLRNTYARRLQLLGFVHAVQSVW; encoded by the coding sequence ATGGATCGCTTCATGAACATCCTGCGCAAACCAGGCGCCAAGCCTGAGATCCAGGGTGTCGCTCCCACCCAACATCTGGCCGGAAAAGAGACCCTCGACCATCCAAATGCCAAGGGCTATATACCCAAAAGCAAGCCGAAGATGCTTGATCGCTGGTTGGACTTCGTCGTCCGAGTGTCTGGCTCTGAGCCCGTCTTCTTCCTGATCCTCGCGGGACTCCTCACCTGGGCTCTACTCGGGATCAAGTACGGGTCGACCGATAGCTGGCAGGTCCTGATCTCTGACATTCAAGCCATCGTCAGCTACATATTTGACTCCTTCCTCGTGAGACAGCAGCTGAATGCATacgaggaggagatggtagTAGCCGCTGAGCTGGAGTCCCGGATCCTCAGCCACAAAAGGATGCTCGCGAAGCTCCATCAAACGCTCGAAGCGCAAGACCAGGAGAAAACCACCCAGCTAGTCAATCTAGTCAAGAAGCACCAGAACGCCCTCGAGTTCGGCACAGAGCTCCCCACGGAAACCCGATTCGGACGGACCATCACCTGGATCTCGCATGTAATCGGCCACCTAGGCACCATCACGCTCTTCTGGGCGGGCGTGTTCACCTGGATCGCGCTCGGTCATCGCTCCCACTACAGCGACAAATGGCAGCTATACATGAACTCCGCCTCGTCGGCGCTCatggtcttcatcttcgccttcctcGCCAACATCCGGGAACGCCACGCCGCCTACACCCGCAGCTGCCTCGACGCCATCTTCCAAGTTGACGCCTCCCTCGAAGCCAAGCTCCGCCATCTCACCGACGACACTCTCCCCAAcgacatcgtcatcatcccagcACCGCGCGTGAGCAAAATCCAACGGGCCATCTTCTACTACGCCGACTTCGTCGGCACCCTCGTCGGCATCGCCATCCTAGTCGCAGTGATTATCATCTGGATCGCCATCGGCCCCCTCCTGCACTTCGATTCCAACTGGTGGCTTCTCATCGGCACCTACGCAGGCCTAATCGGCATGAACGACGGCTTCGTGCTCCGCAACATGCAAGCCCGTCTGCGCTGCTACGTCGACGCCGAATTCGCCCGCATCACCGCCCAAGACGCGACTCTCTTCGCTACCGCCGGGATTCCCGCGCCCAGCGACGAGGTCGTCCGTGGTGCGTCGCTGACGCGGCGCGTGTCGGAGACGATGGGGCGCGTGTGCGCGCATGAAATCACGGTCGTGTTGGGGTTTCTGACGATCTTGGGCTTGATTGCCGGCGCTAGTGCCATGCGATGGACGATGACGGGTCAGTTGTTGTGTAATGTGCCGCCCAGCTTGATCGAGTCGTTTTTCATGATTGTGTTGGTGACGGGGCATAATTCGGCCGACGATCGGATACGGGTGGATCTGCGAAACACGTATGCGAGGCGGTTGCAGTTGCTGGGGTTTGTCCATGCTGTCCAGTCAGTTTGGTGA
- a CDS encoding SDR family oxidoreductase (predicted short chain-type dehydrogenase), translating to MATYIVTGSARGLGLAMVKELASREPTDVSLVIAATRKSSTALDEIVARDSGRVVFIPLDVSNEASISSCVEKTGSVVGQKGVDVLINCAGVHSWLEGKTANMSDLDYQLSVNVVGTHNVTRAFLPLLKIGKSKKVANISTVYASMAQAEMSSFANCPAYKISKAALNALTVQYAMSYKDEGFIFLAVSPGWLKTDMGGDDAHLTAEEGAQAVLNVVDKAESDSNGCFKNIYAPGWDMYDGKDIPW from the exons ATGGCGACCTACATCGTGACAGGAAGCGCCCGCGGACTGGGACTGGCAATGGTCAAAGAACTGGCATCTCGGGAACCCACGGATGTCAGTCTTGTCATCGCTGCTACTCGGAAGTCCAGCACCGCGTTAGATGAGATCGTCGCACGGGACTCTGGTCGTGTTGTTTTCATCCCGCTAGATGTGTCTAATGAGGCCAGTATCTCGAGTTGTGTTGAAAAGACTGGATCAGTCGTGGGCCAGAAAGGTGTTGACGTTCTGATTAACTGCGCTGGTGTTCATTCCTGGTTGGAAGGGAAAACTGCGAATAT GTCCGATCTTGATTACCAACTTTCCGTGAACGTGGTTGGAACACATAATGTGACGCGCGCTTTTCTACCCCTTTTGAAAATAGgaaagtcgaagaaggttGCTAATAT CTCGACGGTTTATGCTTCAATGGCGCAAGCGGAGATGTCTAGCTTTGCCAACTGCCCGGCCTACAAGATTAGCAAGGCTGCTCTCAACGCACTTACTGTTCAATATGCGATGTCCTATAAGGATGAGGGATTTATCTTCCTGGCTGTTAGTCCCGGG TGGCTGAAAACTGATAtgggtggtgatgatgcTCACCTCACCGCGGAAGAGGGGGCACAGGCAGTTCTGAATGTCGTCGACAAAGCGGAGAGTGACTCGAACGGGTgttttaaaaatatttatGCTCCTGGCTGGGACATGtatgatggaaaggatattcCCTGGTAG
- a CDS encoding fungal specific transcription factor domain-containing protein (predicted protein) — protein MAHAHLYGSANDIRWAPKPLLKEHQRPAFLKSCLLDLRSWFYDLPTELRIDRANDIPQAYTLHMVYHTARILLAKPFIMRENPPPKAQNETTDLAHSICRESARSICLVAQKYRHTFGGYHLSPITATHCTLSAALVLLDETENLNAPSHKNKLALCLTVLDELSKSWYPAGHIGHNLRKLCQSVISDDTFSIEKGLYPFETNPSPPLDLGVELPNVIDEIESNPSVNPGNALANQLELSVPMESLPVDYGFFDILNQINWERMW, from the coding sequence ATGGCCCATGCTCACCTCTATGGCTCCGCTAACGATATCAGATGGGCACCCAAACCCCTCCTCAAGGAGCACCAACGACCGGCCTTCCTCAAGTCCTGTCTCTTAGACCTAAGATCCTGGTTCTACGACCTCCCTACAGAGTTACGAATCGACCGTGCCAACGACATCCCCCAAGCCTACACACTCCACATGGTGTACCACACGGCAAGAATCCTCCTAGCAAAGCCATTCATCATGAGAGAGAATCCACCGCCAAAAGCCCAAAATGAAACCACCGATCTAGCTCACTCAATCTGCCGCGAATCCGCCCGTTCCATCTGCCTCGTCGCCCAGAAATACCGACACACATTCGGAGGATACCATCTGAGCCCAATCACAGCAACACACTGCACACTATCCGCAGCGCTAGTCCTCCTCGACGAAACCGAGAATCTGAACGCCCCCTCACATAAGAACAAACTTGCCCTGTGTCTAACAGTACTAGACGAGCTATCTAAATCATGGTACCCGGCAGGTCATATCGGACATAACCTACGGAAGCTTTGCCAGTCTGTCATCTCGGATGACACATTCTCTATAGAAAAGGGACTCTATCCGTTCGAAACTAACCCCAGTCCACCACTCGACCTAGGCGTCGAGCTCCCAAACGTCATCGACGAGATTGAATCTAACCCAAGCGTCAACCCGGGCAACGCCCTGGCTAATCAACTGGAACTGTCAGTGCCGATGGAATCACTGCCCGTCGATTACGGGTTCTTCGATATCCTAAATCAGATCAATTGGGAGCGGATGTGGTAG
- a CDS encoding gamma-glutamylcyclotransferase family protein (predicted protein): MPTPPGPPPPPPPENPLSKIPPIVLKLRSTPPKHFYQPPNPHPTINQSTTPTGPYFFYGTLTDPNMVAEILNLDHEPKFRPAIIQGYECKMWGQYPALVDGSDTIVEGAVYHVQTAEDGMKLAAYETNNYRSESCIIKYMDGKEPAEEVGYTFKFVGNLRDLHEGRFELRAWLKLMGREDAVEKLDDRVSFV, translated from the coding sequence ATGCCCACCCCACCAGGACCTcccccaccacctccacccgAGAATCCTCTCTCCAAAATCCCCCCCATCGTCCTAAAACTACGGAGCACTCCTCCCAAGCATTTCtaccaaccaccaaacccacATCCAACAATCAACCAATCCACCACCCCCACAGGCCCCTACTTCTTCTACGGTACATTAACCGACCCAAACATGGTGGCCGAGATCCTCAACCTAGATCACGAGCCCAAGTTCCGACCGGCGATAATTCAAGGTTACGAATGTAAAATGTGGGGCCAATACCCGGCCTTAGTCGACGGCTCTGATACCATCGTTGAAGGTGCTGTGTACCATGTCCAAACCGCAGAAGATGGGATGAAGCTCGCCGCGTATGAAACGAATAACTATCGCTCGGAGTCTTGTATTATCAAATACATGGATGGTAAGGAGCCggctgaagaagttggatatACGTTTAAGTTTGTGGGGAATCTGAGGGATTTGCATGAGGGGAGATTTGAGTTGAGGGCttggttgaagttgatgggCAGGGAGGATGCGGTGGAGAAGTTGGATGAtagggtttcttttgtttga